The following proteins come from a genomic window of Megalobrama amblycephala isolate DHTTF-2021 linkage group LG1, ASM1881202v1, whole genome shotgun sequence:
- the LOC125255080 gene encoding uncharacterized protein LOC125255080, translating into MDPARSSDLQEYLSKSAQRMDQQDEQVIATARAVQTLVAQVAKLSTQVQHLSSPTAPAPLPVPHSSTSTPQEPHIPAPERYGGEPDASECKWNEEAQWDVFLHGLADRVQQEIYSLDLPPTLNGLIELALRVDGRLHERAERRKPVARLEELDAAGVSGEHTVSPPFDHEPMQVGRARLSREERTHRKEKGLCLYCGGAGHFLKDCPEESVNLSNVPQEYHDLKEVFRFSGSWDHPPFFISRGAGFFFVGKKDGSLRPCIDYRGLNNITVKNTYPLPLMSSAFERLHGASLFPKLDLHNAYHLVRIREGDEWEMAFNTPRGHFEYLVMPFGLSNSPAVFQALINDVLRDMVDQFIYVYLDDILIFSSSLQEHVQHVRRVLQRLLENGLFVKAEKCIFHAQSVPFLGYIVSSEGVRMDTDKVKAVVDWPIPDSRKALQRFLGFPIFTGVLFAISAN; encoded by the exons ATGGATCCAGCAAGGTCGTCGGATCTTCAGGAGTATTTGAGCAAGAGCGCTCAACGGATGGATCAGCAGGACGAACAGGTGATTGCCACTGCTCGCGCCGTGCAAACGTTGGTGGCGCAGGTGGCCAAGCTCTCGACCCAGGTACAACATCTTTCATCTCCCACTGCGCCAGCCCCACTGCCCGTTCCCCACTCATCGACCAGCACGCCACAAGAGCCTCATATTCCTGCACCAGAGAGGTATGGTGGAGAACCTGATGCTT CGGAGTGTAagtggaacgaggaggcgcagtgggatgtATTCCTGCATGGGCTGGCCGACCGTGTGCAGCAGGAGATCTATTCACTGGATTTACCTCCCACTCTTAACGGACTGATTGAGCTCGCGCTGCGAGTGGATGGCCGTTTGCACGAACGCGCTGAACGCAGGAAGCCTGTGGCGCGTCTCGAAGAACTGGATGCTGCGGGGGTCAGCGGTGAGCACACGGTCAGTCCCCCGTTCGATCACGAGCCCATGCAGGTGGGGAGAGCTCGGCTCTCCCGGGAGGAGAGGACACACCGGAAGGAGAAAGGACTCTGTCTGTACTGTGGTGGAGCTGGACACTTTCTTAAGGACTGTCCG GAGGAGTCGGTGAACCTGTCAAACGTGCCCCAGGAGTACCATGacctgaaggaagtgttca gattctctggcaGCTGGGATCATCCGCCCTTCTTCATCTCCCGCGGGGCAGGTTTTTTTTTCGTGGGTAAGAAGGATGGCTCTCTGCGGCCGTGCATTGATTACAGAGGActgaacaacatcacggtaaagaatacttatcctttgccgttgatgtcttctgCCTTTGAGCGGCTGCATGGCGCGTCTCTGTTCCCGAAATTGGACCTGCAcaacgcttatcatttggtccgcatcaggGAGGGGGATGAATGGGAGATGGCTTTTAACACCCCtagagggcactttgaatacttggttatGCCGTTTGGGCTTTCCAACTCGCCCGCCGTCTTCCAAGCACTCAtcaatgacgtgttgagagatATGGTCGatcagttcatatatgtctacctggacgacatattgattttttcttcttctctccagGAACACGTGCAACACGTCAGGCGAGTGCTCCAAAGGCtgttagagaatgggctttttgtcaaggcggagaagtgcatttttcatgcacagtctgttccaTTTTTGGGGTACATCGTGTCGTCCGAGGGGGTGCGCATGGATactgacaaggttaaggctgtggtggattggccaattCCAGATTCCCGCAAGGCCCTGCAGAGGTTTCTGGGCTTtccaatttttaccggcgttttattcgcaatttcagccaactag